Proteins from one Impatiens glandulifera chromosome 2, dImpGla2.1, whole genome shotgun sequence genomic window:
- the LOC124925141 gene encoding amino acid transporter AVT1I-like, whose translation MDTIECQSHDALQQPKTGTTFLRTCFNGLNAMSGVGILSIPYALSQGGWMSLILLFMVAIICFYTALLLRRCMDANPLTNTYPDVGELAFGKKGRTIVSMFMYLELFLVAVEFLILQGDNLDKLFPGVSFIFAGKKLFVLLTALIIWPTLCLTNLGLLAYVSVGGVFASFIMVGSVFWSGAAADGVGFEEKGELWIWSSLPTAISLYTFCYCGHAVFPTLNNSMKDKIHFPKVLFVCFLISTVIYVSMAIEGYLMFGGSLVSQVTLNLPSQLMSSKIAIYTTLVGPITKYALVICPIATAIEDMFPFSRRKVITILIRTAILLITVVVAMAVPYFGYVMTFMGAFLGVGVSIVLPCLCYLKIHKDMKRFGLEYMIIVIILMMGIFVSIVGTYTSIRNIVMHLLSSSS comes from the exons ATGGATACAATTGAGTGTCAAAGCCATGATGCCCTTCAACAACCTAAAACCGGCACCACTTTTCTTAGGACCTGTTTCAATGGCCTCAATGCTATGTCag gtGTTGGAATATTGTCAATCCCATATGCACTGTCTCAAGGAGGCTGGATGAGCTTAATACTCTTATTCATGGTAGCAATCATCTGCTTCTACACGGCCTTACTCCTCCGTCGATGCATGGATGCAAACCCTCTTACCAATACATATCCCGATGTAGGAGAGTTGGCGTTTGGGAAAAAGGGGAGGACAATCGTGTCCATGTTTATGTACTTAGAGTTGTTCTTGGTAGCGGTTGAGTTCTTGATTCTACAAGGAGACAACTTGGATAAGCTCTTTCCGGGTGTCTCTTTTATCTTTGCTGGGAAGAAACTGTTTGTTTTGTTAACTGCCTTGATCATTTGGCCTACCTTGTGCCTCACAAATTTGGGCTTGTTGGCTTATGTTTCGGTTGGAGGTGTCTTCGCCTCTTTTATCATGGTGGGCTCGGTGTTTTGGTCAGGTGCAGCCGCAGATGGTGTAGGGTTCGAGGAAAAAGGAGAGCTTTGGATATGGAGCAGTTTGCCGACAGCCATAAGCTTATATACTTTCTGTTATTGTGGACATGCAGTTTTTCCTACTCTTAACAATTCAATGAAAGACAAGATCCACTTCCCCAAG gttTTGTTTGTTTGCTTCTTAATAAGCACCGTCATCTATGTTTCCATGGCAATCGAAGGCTACCTCATGTTTGGTGGAAGTCTTGTGTCACAAGTGACACTAAATCTCCCATCTCAGCTCATGAGTTCTAAAATTGCAATTTATACAACTCTAGTCGGGCCAATAACAAAATACGCGTTAGTGATCTGTCCCATCGCGACCGCAATTGAAGATATGTTCCCTTTCTCTAGAAGAAAAGTCATCACCATCCTTATTAGAACCGCTATATTACTCATCACCGTAGTGGTGGCGATGGCGGTTCCTTATTTTGGGTATGTGATGACGTTCATGGGAGCTTTTCTTGGGGTGGGAGTTTCGATCGTGCTTCCGTGCTTGTGTTATTTGAAGATCCACAAAGATATGAAGAGATTTGGATTAGAGTATATGATCATAGTGATCATTTTGATGATGGGTATATTTGTTTCCATTGTGGGTACTTATACTTCTATTAGAAATATTGTAATGCATTTATTGTCATCATCATCCTAA